In the genome of Triticum urartu cultivar G1812 chromosome 5, Tu2.1, whole genome shotgun sequence, one region contains:
- the LOC125555769 gene encoding putative glutaredoxin-C14, translating into MDRVMKLASERAVVIFTLSSCCMCHTVARLFCDLGVNALVHELDQDPRGKEMERALLKMLGKGPSVPVVFIGGKLVGGTNRVMSMHLSGELVPMLRNAGALWL; encoded by the coding sequence ATGGATCGCGTGATGAAGCTGGCGTCGGAGAGAGCGGTGGTGATCTTCACCCTGAGCTCCTGCTGCATGTGCCACACCGTGGCGCGGCTCTTCTGCGACCTGGGTGTCAATGCACTGGTGCACGAGCTAGACCAAGACCCCAGGGGAAAGGAGATGGAGAGAGCTCTCCTCAAGATGCTCGGAAAAGGCCCGTCTGTTCCAGTGGTGTTCATCGGCGGGAAGCTTGTCGGCGGGACAAACAGGGTCATGTCCATGCATCTCAGCGGCGAGCTAGTCCCAATGCTGAGGAATGCAGGTGCCCTCTGGCTATAG
- the LOC125508201 gene encoding E3 ubiquitin-protein ligase MIEL1-like isoform X1 yields MGGTHFADDDLAHEATGDGDVGRRDVGKMEHGCEHYRRRCKIVAPCCKEVFPCRHCHNDATALGDRHNICRQDVEKVVCVLCDTEQPVSQVCVRCGVNMGEYFCDVCKFYDDDTEKGQYHCHDCGICRVGGKENYFHCAKCGSCYAVALRDNHQCVEDSMRQNCPICYEVTSGTCTVPLIGTIEMFIVKFSVQYLFDSLKGTRVLNCGHTMHMDCFAEMVDHNKYTCPICSKTALDMTVHWGMLDQEIEATIMPPVYRYKVWVLCNDCNKVSEVDFHVIGHKCSHCNSYNTRSTSRPADLSGSSSPSTTDSS; encoded by the exons ATGGGGGGAACGCACTTCGCCGACGACGACCTCGCCCACGAGGCCACGGGCGACGGAGATGTGGGCCGCCGCGACGTGGGCAAGATGGAGCACGG GTGCGAGCATTATCGGCGGAGATGCAAGATCGTAGCGCCCTGCTGCAAGGAGGTGTTCCCCTGCCGCCATTGCCACAACGACGCCACG GCTTTGGGTGATCGGCATAATATATGTCGCCAGGATGTTGAAAAA GTAGTGTGTGTACTCTGTGATACTGAACAACCG GTGTCACAAGTGTGTGTAAGATGTGGAGTCAATATGGGAGAATACTTCTGTGATGTATGCAAGTTTTATGATGACGAC ACAGAGAAAGGGCAGTACCATTGCCATGATTGCGGCATATGCAG GGTTGGCGGCAAGGAAAACTACTTCCACTGTGCAAAGTGTG GGTCATGTTACGCTGTTGCATTGCGTGATAACCATCAGTGTGTGGAGGATTCAATGAGACAGAACTGCCCAATCTGTTATGAGGTAACATCAGGAACTTGTACTGTTCCACTTATTGGAACTATTGAGATGTTTATAGTGAAATTTTCTGTGCAGTATCTATTTGATTCATTAAAAGGAACAAGAGTTCTAAACTGTGGACACACGATGCACATGGACTGTTTCGCTGAGATGGTGGACCATAATAA ATACACTTGTCCAATATGCTCTAAGACAGCTCTTGACATGACAGTTCACTGGGGCATGTTGGATCAAGAG ATTGAAGCAACAATTATGCCTCCTGTATATCGTTACAAG GTTTGGGTTCTTTGCAATGACTGCAACAAAGTCTCAGAAGTGGACTTCCACGTGATTGGCCATAAGTGCAGCCATTGCAACTCATACAACACTAGATCGACGTCGCGGCCTGCAGATTTATCAGGAAGCAGTTCTCCGTCGACAACAGACTCATCTTAA
- the LOC125508201 gene encoding E3 ubiquitin-protein ligase MIEL1-like isoform X2 produces the protein MGGTHFADDDLAHEATGDGDVGRRDVGKMEHGCEHYRRRCKIVAPCCKEVFPCRHCHNDATALGDRHNICRQDVEKVVCVLCDTEQPVSQVCVRCGVNMGEYFCDVCKFYDDDTEKGQYHCHDCGICRVGGKENYFHCAKCGSCYAVALRDNHQCVEDSMRQNCPICYEYLFDSLKGTRVLNCGHTMHMDCFAEMVDHNKYTCPICSKTALDMTVHWGMLDQEIEATIMPPVYRYKVWVLCNDCNKVSEVDFHVIGHKCSHCNSYNTRSTSRPADLSGSSSPSTTDSS, from the exons ATGGGGGGAACGCACTTCGCCGACGACGACCTCGCCCACGAGGCCACGGGCGACGGAGATGTGGGCCGCCGCGACGTGGGCAAGATGGAGCACGG GTGCGAGCATTATCGGCGGAGATGCAAGATCGTAGCGCCCTGCTGCAAGGAGGTGTTCCCCTGCCGCCATTGCCACAACGACGCCACG GCTTTGGGTGATCGGCATAATATATGTCGCCAGGATGTTGAAAAA GTAGTGTGTGTACTCTGTGATACTGAACAACCG GTGTCACAAGTGTGTGTAAGATGTGGAGTCAATATGGGAGAATACTTCTGTGATGTATGCAAGTTTTATGATGACGAC ACAGAGAAAGGGCAGTACCATTGCCATGATTGCGGCATATGCAG GGTTGGCGGCAAGGAAAACTACTTCCACTGTGCAAAGTGTG GGTCATGTTACGCTGTTGCATTGCGTGATAACCATCAGTGTGTGGAGGATTCAATGAGACAGAACTGCCCAATCTGTTATGAG TATCTATTTGATTCATTAAAAGGAACAAGAGTTCTAAACTGTGGACACACGATGCACATGGACTGTTTCGCTGAGATGGTGGACCATAATAA ATACACTTGTCCAATATGCTCTAAGACAGCTCTTGACATGACAGTTCACTGGGGCATGTTGGATCAAGAG ATTGAAGCAACAATTATGCCTCCTGTATATCGTTACAAG GTTTGGGTTCTTTGCAATGACTGCAACAAAGTCTCAGAAGTGGACTTCCACGTGATTGGCCATAAGTGCAGCCATTGCAACTCATACAACACTAGATCGACGTCGCGGCCTGCAGATTTATCAGGAAGCAGTTCTCCGTCGACAACAGACTCATCTTAA
- the LOC125508202 gene encoding conserved oligomeric Golgi complex subunit 8, which produces MDLLDAGHRHSSELPAAGADMEGASVLPLSGAAYQPYVSELLSFSIERLHKEPELLRVDGERVRRQMQEVAVENYAAFIAASEALSFVRAQLEGFDKHLEALVEEIPNLTSGCTEFVESAHQILEERKLNQTLLANHSTLLDLLEIPQLMDTCIRNGNYDEALDLEASVSKISKLHPDLLVIQGLAAEVKKTIQSLISQLLQKLRSNIQLPECLRIVAHLRRIGVFSESELRLQFLRCREAWLSGILDDLDQRNVYDYLKGMVSCHRTHLFDVVNQYRAIFNNDKSGSEESSDGGLLFSWAMHQVSNHLTTLQVMLPNITEGGSLSNMLENCMYCAMGLGLVGLDFRCLLPPIFENAVLNLFSKNMSTAVENFQVVLDSHRWVPMPSIGFVTNGAVDDTSDDVTPPSVLMEHPPLAVFVNGVSAAMNELKPCAPLSLKHVLAQEVVKGLQAVSDSLVRYNAMRMLRGNESSLFLSLCQAFIEVAYPYCAACFGRCYPNGGVLITECPSLLDAVSQLPIRSGSGISSIDRKSSGGIERRQSGGIERKQSGGIERKQLEGIERRQSGGIERRPSIESAGTAASENGLVTNGPEPEVTSDAGTTAEPAGADMQTDAPANA; this is translated from the exons ATGGACCTCCTCGACGCGGGCCACCGCCACTCGTCGGAACTTCCCGCCGCCGGCGCCGACATGGAAGGCGCTTCAGTGCTTCCGCTCTCCGGAGCTGCCTACCAGCCCTACGTCTCCGAGCTCCTTTCCTTCTCCATCGAGCGCCTCCACAAG GAGCCGGAGCTGCTGCGGGTGGACGGAGAGCGGGTGCGGCGGCAGATGCAGGAAGTGGCGGTGGAGAACTACGCCGCCTTTATAGCCGCCTCCGAGGCGCTCTCCTTCGTGCGGGCACAGCTCGAGGGGTTCGACAAGCACCTCGAGGCACTG GTAGAGGAGATACCCAATTTAACATCTGGTTGCACCGAGTTTGTTGAGTCAGCACATCAAATTTTGGAAGAGAGGAAGCTCAATCAGACATTACTAGCCAACCACAGTACCTTGCTTGACCTGCTTGAAATCCCACAACTTATGGACAC ATGCATACGGAATGGGAACTATGATGAGGCACTCGATCTAGAAGCTTCTGTTAGTAAAATTTCGAAGTTGCACCCTGA TTTACTTGTCATCCAAGGATTAGCTGCTGAAGTCAAGAAGACGATACAATCACTAATTTCTCAGCTTCTCCAAAAGCTTCGATCAAATATTCAG TTACCCGAATGCCTCCGTATTGTCGCACATTTGCGCCGGATTGGAGTGTTCAGTGAATCAGAATTACGCCTACAG TTCCTGAGATGCAGGGAAGCTTGGCTTTCTGGGATTCTTGATGATCTGGACCAAAGGAATGTATATGATTATCTGAAAGGCATGGTGTCTTGCCACAGGACACATCTATTTGATGTTGTCAATCAATACCGAGCAATATTCAATAATGATAAATCCGGAAGTGAAGAGAGTAGCGACGGTGGGCTGCTTTTCAGCTGGGCAATGCACCAAGTTAGTAATCACCTCACCACTCTTCAAGTTATGTTGCCAAATATAACAGAAGGTGGGTCCCTGTCAAACATGCTTGAAAACTGCATG TATTGTGCGATGGGTCTCGGCTTGGTTGGACTGGATTTCCGTTGCCTGCTTCCACCAATTTTTGAAAA TGCGGTTTTAAATTTATTCTCGAAGAATATGAGTACAGCGGTTGAGAATTTTCAG GTTGTCTTGGATTCACATCGTTGGGTGCCGATGCCATCTATTGGCTTTGTCACAAATGGAGCTGTGGATGATACTTCTGATGATGTGACACCACCTTCTGTTTTGATGGAGCATCCACCTCTCGCAGTGTTTGTTAATG GTGTTTCGGCAGCAATGAATGAGCTAAAACCATGTGCACCATTGAGCTTGAAGCATGTCCTTGCTCAGGAGGTGGTGAAAGGATTGCAAGCAGTTTCTGACTCCCTAGTCAGATACAATGCCATGCGGATGCTGCGTGGAAATGAGTCTTCCCTTTTCCTCTCACTTTGCCAGGCATTTATTGAG GTCGCATATCCTTATTGTGCTGCATGTTTTGGACGATGCTACCCCAACGGAGGAGTGCTGATCACAGAGTGCCCCAGCTTATTGGATGCTGTCAGCCAACTACCTATAAGATCAGGCTCTGGGATCAGCAGCATTGATCGAAAGTCGTCAGGAGGCATCGAAAGAAGGCAGTCCGGAGGCATAGAAAGAAAGCAGTCAGGAGGCATCGAGAGAAAGCAGTTGGAAGGCATCGAGAGAAGGCAGTCAGGAGGCATTGAAAGAAGACCGTCGATCGAGAGTGCTGGGACTGCGGCCTCTGAGAACGGACTTGTAACCAATGGCCCTGAGCCAGAGGTGACCAGCGACGCGGGAACCACTGCCGAACCAGCTGGTGCCGACATGCAGACCGATGCACCCGCAAACGCATAG